A stretch of DNA from Pseudonocardia hierapolitana:
GCGCCCGGGCAGGTAGGTGGTCACGGAGCCGTGGATGCCGCCGTGCAGGCCTGCGACCGCGGGATGGGCGGCGACGGCCGCGGCCACCCGCTCAGCCAGCTCGGCCGGGTCGGGTGGGTTCGGCACGACGGTCATCCTCCGGGCAGGAGCGGTCACTCGACCCGCGCGGACTGGACGGGCGGCTGCGCGTCCTCGTCGACGGCCGTCGGCAGGTGGATGTCGTTGACCGCGATGTTGACCTCGATCACCTCGAGCCCGGTCATGCGCTCGACAGCCGTGATCACGTTGCGGCGCACGGCGCGGGCCAGTTCGACGATCGACGCGCCGTACTCGACGACGATGTCGAGGTCGATCGCGGCCTGCTTCTCACCGACCTCGACCTGCACGCCCGTGATGTTGGCGGCGCCGGTGCCCCCGCCCGGGATGCGCTCGCGGATCGCGCCGAAGGCCCGCGAGACGCCGCCGCCCATCGAGTGCACGCCGGAGATCTCGCGCGCGGCGATGCCGGCGATCTTCTGGACGACCGAGGCGGCGATCGTGGTCTTGCCCTGCGATGTCTCGTCGGCGAGCCGGGCAGGCGACGAGGCGGTGGCGGTGGGTGTCGTCGTCGTGGGAGTGGCGGTGCTCTCGCTCATGGGTCTGATCCTTCTCCATCGGCTTTCCGGAGTGTTCGCCAGTGGGACGCGGTCGGAACCACTCTCCCGCGCACTCTTCCGCGAAGTCACTCGATCGGGGTAGAGCCACCGGCGCGGCGGTACCGGAGCAGCAGGACGCCGTCCTCGTGCAGGGCGTCGGCGAGCTCCAGCCGGCGCAGGTGCTCGCCCCGCGGGCCGGTCGCGATCCGGCCGGCCCTGCCGCCGACGAGCAGCGGCGCGACCGTCAGGCACAGCTCGTCGACGGCGTCCGCCGCCACGAGCTCGCCGAACAGGGTGGGCCCGCCCTCGCAGAGCACGCGGTGCAGGCCGCGGCGGGCCAGCTCGGCGAGGACGAGGTCCGGGGTGAGGCGCTCGAGCCCCACGACGTCGGCGCCCGCGGTGGCCAGCCGCTCACGGCGTTCCCGTGGGACCGTGTCGAGGGTGAGCACGATCGGCGGGACGTGGGTGTCGGTGAACAGCCTGCCGGCCGGATCGAGCCGGGCCGAGCC
This window harbors:
- a CDS encoding Asp23/Gls24 family envelope stress response protein, which gives rise to MSESTATPTTTTPTATASSPARLADETSQGKTTIAASVVQKIAGIAAREISGVHSMGGGVSRAFGAIRERIPGGGTGAANITGVQVEVGEKQAAIDLDIVVEYGASIVELARAVRRNVITAVERMTGLEVIEVNIAVNDIHLPTAVDEDAQPPVQSARVE
- a CDS encoding pyrimidine reductase family protein yields the protein MHPLLPADEVLDDAQLADRYAYPRDLGAPFVRVNFVASADGAVSVEGASAGLGSPADRRVFLMLRRLADVILVGAGTVRAEDYRGARRPTIGRDTPPPIAVVTGSARLDPAGRLFTDTHVPPIVLTLDTVPRERRERLATAGADVVGLERLTPDLVLAELARRGLHRVLCEGGPTLFGELVAADAVDELCLTVAPLLVGGRAGRIATGPRGEHLRRLELADALHEDGVLLLRYRRAGGSTPIE